ctattggTACAAGCAACAACATGACTGAATCTTAAAAACACCAAGCTGAAAAAAAAGAGCCAGACAAAAAGTGTACATACTGTACAgtaccatttatatgaaatttaagaataggcaaaactaatctatggttaTAGAAATCAGAATGTTGGATTGTTCTAGTTGGGGAGGGGATTAGCTGGGACGAAGCACAGGGAATTGTTAATAGGAACGGCAATATTCTAGATCTTGATTGGGGATATTGGTTGCAAGGCTATATATTTACATTAGTCAAAAATCACCCaaatgggatttccctggtggcacagtgtttaagaatcctcctgccaatgcaggggatactgGTTcgagcctggtccaggaagatcccacgtgccacagagcaactaagcccatgcgctgtacctactgagcctgcactctagagcccatgagccacaactactgagcccgtgtgctgcaactactgaagcccgcatgcctagagcctgtgctctgcaacaagagaagctgccacaatgaaaagcccgagcaccacaacgaagagcagtccccactcgccgcaactacagaaaacccgtgtgcagcaacgaagactcaacacagccaaaaataaattaatttttttaaatgtaccatATTGTTTCACTAATTGAAACAACTGTAGCATACTAATGTTAAGATGTTCACAATAGGGTAAACTGGTGCCAAGTATACGGGAattctctgtaccatttttctaaaaaaaatttttttgctaaaTCTAAAACTACCCTTTAAAAACTATTAAtacttattaatattaatatttattaatattaattaaaaataaatttagaaaatattaaaagtatagcGATGAATAAACAATCACCTCCCATGTACTCAATAACCAGCTTAAAATTAGTCAAAATAGTTAAAGCCTCCTGTATACCCCTTTCTTTACAGTCCCCTCCCTACCAGACAAGACCACGTTTCTAAATTTGATTTTCATTCCCTTGTATTTCTTGACTACTTTCACTACATATGCACATATGCCTAAGCAATATATACTATTGTTTTGCATGTTTTAAAATTGTACGTGTATAAATTGTCCTATTATGTTTGTTCCACACCTCTCTCTTTTTGCTTCATCACATTTGCTGGCTCACTCTTGACTTACTGGCATGTAGTATTCCACCGTATGAATACCCCATAATGGGTTTATGCTCTTATTGGTGGACGTCTCCAACTTTTTGCTTCTATTCCTAGTGCTGTTGTGGATATCCTTGTCTACACAGCAAAGTTCCCATAAGATAAGCAGTTAGAAGCGGAATGCTGGAATTCGGTATTTGCATATTTTCCGTTTCACTAGATTTTGCCAAATTGCTTCGCAAAGTGGTTGCAACAGGGGTACGTACCTACCAGCAGGTGCGTAGTGTTTTGACGCATTGAGGGGAAAAACGTTTGAAAGACATATAAACTGTACAACATGCTTTCTTCACCATAATTCTGCTTTTGTGCCCACGTAACCATCCCCACAAACTACAGTTCGGAGCACAGAAAAGAGCCCAGACAACATTGAACCAGCCCGCTCCGATGCCCGAGGACGCAGGTACACGCCCACTTCCCGCGTGGCGTCGGACGCAAGGGCTGACGTCAGCACGCTCGCGACGTCTGCGCCTGTTTGACGCCCTTGAAGGCCCCTTTCCGGGCTGTCTGGCAAGATCCCAGTGTCAGCTTGTGTCGGTCGGTTACCTCTTTTTCGCAAGAAAGGAAAATATCCTCACAGGTTCTTCTGGTTCTCAGGGACGACACCCTTACCCAGGAAAGAGTGGCTGTCGGCCGGCTTTTTCTCAGGCAGCGCCGCGGGCAGCCCGCAGGCCCTTCTAAGGCGCGCGCGCGGCGCCGCCTCCTTCTTTTCGGCCGGAACCGCCATCTTCCAGGTACTGTACGCGCGTGGCTCCTGGAGCCTCCTGTCCCTCCCCCTGTTCCTCAGGCGTGAGTTCCAACCCTGTGGCCGCTGAGGCCGTGCATTGGAGCCCTAGGGAGATTATTTAGCCAGCCTGGGGTCCGCTGGCCCGGGCGGTGGAGCTGTGTCCGTCCAGACTCGGCGCGGCGGGCGCGGGGCCGGGGACCAGGGTGCGATGTCGTGGGTCTGCGGGGGGACAGGCTCTGGAAAAACGAGGCCGAGGCACCGGGGTGAGGCGATTCTGGTCCATCGGGAAAGGAATTCGTCCTTCCATAGCCCCCGCAGCTTTAGCCCGGCTCTCCTGGGCTTTCTTGGATTGGCTCTGGCTCCGCGTGGCCGCTTGCTTTTCCAACGCCTTCAGTGTGGCATCTTAACTCCTATTGTAGGATCTAAACTGTAATGCTCTAGGGTAGGAGCTTCGGGGCAGTAGGAACGGGTTGAGAACCAGGAGCCGGGTTTAATCTCCCTTGAgacctgggtgtgtgtgtgaggaagTCGGGGGTCGTGGTCGGAGAACTGCAGAGGTGCCCCTGAGTCGCCCTGGATGAAGAAGCCCAGCCCATTCGTCGTTGACGTGGGAGATTTCCGGTTGTCTTAATTCTGGCCCGGGACCGCAATTGGAGAAAGGGAAAATACTTCGTTTGCCACGGGTATTGTTTTGTTCATGCCAGGGCAGCAAGTGTTGAGCGAAGGAATTCCTGAATAGCTGTGTCTGATTTAGGCGTTTAGGGGGAAAGTTAACTGAGTAACCCCTTAGTCTTAGTTTTGCATCTTTGTGTCTAGTTTGTAGCAGCCAGGTGCCAGACTTGAAGAAACTGCGGGTTGCGCCCCCGTAATGGGTCCCATTTTTGGTAGTATTATAGACTCTAAATCGTCATTGCTTGGGACGTtaagtattgtttttaaaaactcactcGATAATATGTGTATTGGGTCCTGATGGATTTCGAACTCGGAAAAATGGGTCTAGTGGAAGGagcgtgggctctggagtcagaaaggactttcagggcttccctggtggcacagtggttgagaatctgcctgccaatgcgggggacgcgggttggagccctggtccaggaagatcccacatgccgcgaagcaactaagcctgtgcgccacaactactgagcccgcgtgccacaactactgagcctgcgctctagagcccacgagccgcaactactgaagcccgtgctccacaagagaagccaccgcaatgagaagcctgcgcaccacaacgaagacccaacgcggccaaaaattttaaaaataaatttataaaaaaaaaaaaaaaaaacttaaattacTGATTCTGTCACTTTGTTTCTCCATAAAGTGAGTTGACCTGCAGAGCATGTCTCCTTGTTTATGAACTTAACGGGAGTTTATATGAACTTAATGCAAATGTAGACTTCAGAATTAAAGCAGTACTTGTACTTGATAGATTTTTCTCACCATTTAAAGTGAAGTGTGCATTCGTTGTAACAGTGGTTTGGCTTTGATGGGTTAGCTGAAACATTCTTCGGTCTCCTTGCCACACAAGTTACGTGAAAAAGGTACTTAGGAGTCACTTTTCTTTAAGGTTGAGATGTGGTAATAAATTCAGAGGTTGACTTACATTAGAACACCGTCGACAACCTAAGCTGGTCTTTGGTGTATTTTGCCTTGTGGTAGGAGTAGTCACCAATGGTAGTTGTGCCCTTGGATGATCTGAGGCAATTAAAACCATTATTTTGACCTTTTGGGAAACAAAGTGAAAGGTTCAACTCAGTAGCCTATATGTGAATTCTTAGGCAGTGATAAAGTACTGTTTACTAGTAAGCGCTTTGCATGTGCTAGGAATTGCTCAATGTTTTGTAGACATTACCTTAGTTGGTTATAAAAGTATTAAGACCAGTTTACATATGAGGATCAGAGTTTAAATGTTGGTCTCCCAGCAGGTAAGTGGCAAAACCTATGTCAAAATCAGGTCAGTGATTATAAAGCCTTCTACCTCACATTTTCTGGTAAACAACCGAGTAATTAGATATATGAAGTGATTTAGACATTTTTGATAGTTAATAGGTGCCGTATTAGAGAAATCCATAGGTTGATAAGAAAAGGGGTTTAATCCATTATGTAAAAATGCAAAACTGAGTTTTGTCGTGCTTTGCAACAATAAACTGCCTTCTAGTTCGTAATTCCAGTGTTCTTGGCAGTCTAAGCTGGGTTCTACAGATGTAGTGTGGCGGAAGTCCTGTTGTGTTGTTACCTTCTAATAGGGAAAATACTGGTTTGGGTTCTAAAATCCAGTTCTGCTTCTTAGGAGTTGTAGGCAGTTTTGGCAGAGATCCTGGTAAAATTACTCTTTCTTACCGTTTATAAGAGCTATTGATTCGTGAGCCAGCTTTTTAGATAGTTGCCTAATTCTGGTGTTGCTACTGAACTTAGTGCATTTGTAATTACACGTTTTTTTGGCTAAAGGGGCAAATGTCAATTTTGCAGTTGTATTTGACTGTTTGATACTTTCTGGTTTCAGTAATTCGCCAAAATGACCAacacaaagggaaagaggaggggcaCCCGCTACATGTTCTCTAGGCCTTTTAGAAAACATGGTGAGTAGATCCACCCTCCTTGGGAGCAAGCGTGGCATACATTTGTGTTTTATTACCTATGTGTTGTGGTTCATATAATGTGTTCTTAATAAATGGCATTAGTTAATTAGCATCTTCCTAACttatttgtaataaataaaaagcatgaaTTTTATATAGTGGTTCTTAAATTGTCAACTAGCAAGATTTTAAAGTACACGTAACTGCCAAAAAGTAGTGTGTGTTGAAAGCTAGTAAGGTTATATATTTCTCTTACTCTTGACTTTTTAATCTTGATATTGACTgtattggggttttttgtttttttgcaggaGTTGTTCCTTTGGCCACATACATGCGAATCTACAAGAAAGGTGATATTGTAGATATCAAGGTAAATTATAAAATTGGGGAAATAACTACAGAGTAACATTAGAAGTTAGGAAAGTTGTGTTTAATATTAAAATCTGAATAGGATGTATTGCATCTTTTTATCTTCCTAATCGAGGGAAAATCCATTTCCTGAAAAAGAGCTCTTGAGAGTATAGAacagctattttaattttttttttatttttattttttttatatttttatttttgtaataaatttatttatttatttttggctgcattgggtctttgttgtcgagtcttcgttgcagtgcgcggccttcttattgtggtggcttctcttgttgaagagcttgggctctaggcgcgcggtcttcagtagttgtggctcacgggctctagagcataggctcagtagttgtggcgcatgggcttagttgctctgcggcacgtgggatcttcccggacaagggctcgaacctgtgtcccctgcattggcaggcggattcgtaaccactgcgccacccgggaagtccctagaatggctattttaattttactttcataaACAAGAGTTTTTAAAGTGCCATTCTTGAGTCTAAGAATTTTCTCATTACTTGTTTTTAACAGCTAGTGGAAAAATTAAGGGGGGGAAATCATGTGAATTTGTATTTAAATGTGTCCTGGCACTCTAGAGCTTAATGATGATTGTCTTTTTGATTGCTTAAAGCAACGTGAAAATGACATTTCACCGGCTCTGAAAGCTCTTGAGTTgccatctaaagaaaaaaaaatcttggaataTCTCAGTTACTTTGGATGTAAAAGGAGGGGGAAATTGCCGGCATAACATTTATCTCCTTTCTTAACAGGGAATGGGCACTGTTCAAAAAGGAATGCCCCACAAATGTTACCATGGCAAAACTGGGAGAGTCTACAATGTTACCCAGCATGCTGTTGGCATCATTGTAAACAAACAAGTTAAGTAAGTAATGTCATAGTTCTTTGTGCCTACTTAGTATTCCCTCACACCCCCCTTTCACTTTGCCAGTTGGACTTATGTCTTTATTGGTCATTCAAGTGGGGCAAAGGAAATACCCTTTTAAAACTCAAGCAAACTGGGTGTTTGTCTTGTAACCTGTCATAGGAAACAAATTGTAATAAACTTACTGGAAAGTCTTGTGGGGTTTGTTAGCTAAGCCATTCTGGTTTTCACAGTGTAAAAAGTTTAATAAGTTGTAAATTTTATTAGCGGTCTGGTTTTGCTTAAATTATTTGGTATTTCAGAGTCTGTCACCTCATCAGAAGAGAGCTTAAAAGTGGGGATGTTTGCCTCAAGGCCCCATTCAGTAAGATTTAATAAGTGATTATAAATTTGCCATCACCTTGTTGATTTATCCTATCTGTGGGTAAAATAATGTTCATGgtttaattaataaatgaaactGTTGAAAGAATTTTCTGAATTTTAGCTGTGTTTTTGATGCACTTAAGAGTGTCTTCTCTCTCCAGGGGCAAGATTCTTGCCAAGAGAATTAATGTGCGTATCGAGCATATTAAGCACTCTAAGAGCCGAGATAGCTTCCTGAAACGGGTGAAGGAAAATgatcagaaaaagaaggaagccaaagagaaaggtacTTGGGTTCAGCTGAAGCGCCAGGTGAGTGCTTGGCAGGGtttcttggtattgcgtacgtttTCAGTTCTGGGAGCACTTTGAAATTGAGTTACAGTACTTTTCATAATTGTTCCCTCGCCTTTTTTTAATAGCCTGCTCCACCCAGAGAAGCACACTTCGTGAGAACCAATGGAAAGGAGCCTGAACTGTTGGAGCCCATTCCCTATGAATTCATGGCATGATgggtgtaaagaaaataaaagacctggACTGTGTAAATGTTTCTCTTAATTGGGTAGAAGTGTGTGATCCCCTTCCCCAAACAAACATTTAACGCACGTTTTAATTGTGTCCGAATTCAGTGGGTGACATCTTTTTACTTTCCAAATTTAgtgatttttcttcctgaaagatGTGAGGTAGTTTGTTGCGCAGTATACTCCACTGGTTAATAAACTGCTAGATATTATAAAATACTTGTACTAGTTTGAAAATAGTCTCTAAATTCCTATGAACAAAggatttaaaatgaatgaaagttaTCTGTTGCATTATAGTTAAGCTCAGGAAAAGTTGATACTCATAATTGCATCATAAATTAAGTAGCTGTGTTTTGAGGATCGGGAACTTAACTTTGAAGCCtcctatttaaaaatacatggttTAAAGCCCCTTCCTGGTCCTTTGTGAGTTACATGTTAGTTCTGAGTTGTTTAGACCTTTCGTGCAGCAGGGctcagaaaaatgttaaaaactagAATACCTTTTTTATTTAAACTGGGTAAGTATTTGTATAGCATCTAATATGTggcattctaagcactttacataatgTACTCATGAAAAACTTGGAATAAGTTTTGTTTTGCCCATTTTACATGATAGGAAGCTGAGGCAGAAATAACTTGCCCGAGGTTACAGGTGCATAGTGTTGGgcaaagattcaaacccaggcagtctggctgcaTAATCGGATTTTAGCCATCAGTTCTATATTGCGTCATATTAATAGGAATATTTTAAAGCTAGTTTGTCTAGTTGGAACACATTTTAGGTTTTGTTACTTCCTGGATATTTTTAATTGGATGTGGTAAACATCCAGTAGGGAATTGATCACATCTCATCCCCCTGCcttcagtattctgtgataataCCTGCAGCAagcttatttaaaatgaaaaccttGACTACTCACTTGTTATTCTCTCCCCACTATTAGACTTGAGGGCAAGAACCTATTTATAATTTTAGTAAACGCTATGAATAGGTAAAAACCCAATGTTAGTGGCCTTCAGTTTCATCTAGTGAAGTGTGATGGTAATGGGGCTGCTTTGGAATCCAGCAAACGCTGGCTTTGAATCTTGGATTCCTAACC
This portion of the Eschrichtius robustus isolate mEscRob2 chromosome 18, mEscRob2.pri, whole genome shotgun sequence genome encodes:
- the RPL21 gene encoding large ribosomal subunit protein eL21, with the translated sequence MTNTKGKRRGTRYMFSRPFRKHGVVPLATYMRIYKKGDIVDIKGMGTVQKGMPHKCYHGKTGRVYNVTQHAVGIIVNKQVKGKILAKRINVRIEHIKHSKSRDSFLKRVKENDQKKKEAKEKGTWVQLKRQPAPPREAHFVRTNGKEPELLEPIPYEFMA